In Hirundo rustica isolate bHirRus1 chromosome 2, bHirRus1.pri.v3, whole genome shotgun sequence, one genomic interval encodes:
- the ZRSR2 gene encoding U2 small nuclear ribonucleoprotein auxiliary factor 35 kDa subunit-related protein 2 isoform X1: protein MAAPILVPEPPLGKPSHQKYRAILKKEKRKKKRQALAKLRDSEAAEKDESVSEEEEEEVEDEEEEEEEKKLEAERQKLHEQWLLREEKAQEEFKLKKEKEEAARKRQEEEERKIKEEWEEQQRKEREVAQQKQQEKREREAAVQRMLDQAESQLENGVSWHNPEPPENLGTEKDRANCPFYIKTGSCRFGDRCSRKHNYPTSSKTLLVRGMFITFGMEQCRRDDYDTDASLEYSDEETYQQFLEFYEDVLPEFQNVGKVVQFKVSCNYEPHLRGNVYVQYQSEKDCQAALALFSGRWYAGRQLHCEFCPVTRWKTAICGLFERQKCPRGKHCNFLHVFKNPNNEFWEANRDIRISPERTHQLSKNSERRNRSSHRDDYYSRSRRRGSPSPDHSYRRNGESERKKNRRKSKRRRRSGRSRSRERRRSHSRGRKRRGRSRSRSHSRTRSRSRSRSSSRSRSRGKKRSSSRGKDSETPKTK, encoded by the exons ATGGCGGCGCCCATATTGGTGCCCGAGCCCCCCCTGGGGAAGCCGAG CCATCAAAAGTACAGAGCTATTCtgaagaaggagaagaggaaaaaaaagcgaCAGGCACTTGCCAAACTAAGGGACTCAG aagctgcagaaaaagatgAATCTGTgtctgaggaggaagaggaggaagtggaagatgaggaggaagaagaggaagaaaaaaaacttgaGGCAGAAAG ACAAAAACTACATGAGCAGTGGTtgctgagagaagaaaaggccCAGGAAGAGTTCaagctaaagaaagaaaaagaagaggctGCAAGAAAGCgtcaagaagaagaagag agGAAGATCAAAGAAGAATGGGAAGAGCagcaaagaaaggagagagaagtgGCACAGCAGAAGCaacaggagaagagagagagagag GCAGCTGTGCAGAGGATGCTGGATCAAGCTGAAAGCCAG CTGGAGAATGGTGTGAGTTGGCATAACCCAGAGCCCCCAGAGAATCTGGGAACAGAGAAGGACAGAGCGAATTGCccattttatattaaaacagGTTCCTGCCGATTTGGAGACAG GTGTTCTCGCAAGCATAACTACCCCACGTCTAGCAAGACACTGCTCGTGCGAGGGATGTTCATCACCTTTGGCATGGAGCAGTGCCGGAGAGATGACTACGACACAGATGCCAGCCTGGAGTACAGTGACGAGGAGACCTACCAGCAATTCCTGGAGTTCTATGAGGATGTACTCCCCGAATTTCAGAATGTGGGGAAGGTGGTTCAATTCAAG GTCAGTTGCAACTATGAGCCTCACCTGCGGGGAAATGTGTACGTCCAGTACCAGTC ggAGAAGGACTgtcaggcagctctggctctgttcAGTGGACGATGGTATGCAGGCAGACAGCTTCACTGTGAATTCTGTCCTGTGACGAGGTGGAAAACTGCCATATGTG GCTTATTTGAAAGGCAGAAGTGCCCAAGAGGGAAACACTGCAACTTTCTTCACGTAttcaaaaatccaaacaacGAGTTTTGGGAGGCCAATAGAGACATACGTATTTCTCCTGAACGGACTCATCAGTTATCTAAAAACTCTGAGAGGAGAAACAGATCGAGCCATCGTGACGACTATTACAGCCGGTCCAGGAGAAGGGGCAGCCCGAGCCCAGACCATTCCTACCGCAGAAATGGAGAatctgagaggaaaaagaatcGCCGCAAAAGCAAGAGGCGGCGCCGCTCAGGGAGGTCGAGAAGTCGAGAGAGGAGGAGGTCTCACAGCAGgggcaggaagaggagaggcCGCAGTCGCAGCAGGAGTCACAGTCGGACacgcagcaggagcagaagcaggagTTCCTCTCGATCCAGGAGCAGGGGTAAAAAGAGAtcaagcagcagaggaaaagataGTGAGACTCCCAAAACAAAGTGA
- the ZRSR2 gene encoding U2 small nuclear ribonucleoprotein auxiliary factor 35 kDa subunit-related protein 2 isoform X2, whose amino-acid sequence MSPLCPRPRVLAWDHQKYRAILKKEKRKKKRQALAKLRDSEAAEKDESVSEEEEEEVEDEEEEEEEKKLEAERQKLHEQWLLREEKAQEEFKLKKEKEEAARKRQEEEERKIKEEWEEQQRKEREVAQQKQQEKREREAAVQRMLDQAESQLENGVSWHNPEPPENLGTEKDRANCPFYIKTGSCRFGDRCSRKHNYPTSSKTLLVRGMFITFGMEQCRRDDYDTDASLEYSDEETYQQFLEFYEDVLPEFQNVGKVVQFKVSCNYEPHLRGNVYVQYQSEKDCQAALALFSGRWYAGRQLHCEFCPVTRWKTAICGLFERQKCPRGKHCNFLHVFKNPNNEFWEANRDIRISPERTHQLSKNSERRNRSSHRDDYYSRSRRRGSPSPDHSYRRNGESERKKNRRKSKRRRRSGRSRSRERRRSHSRGRKRRGRSRSRSHSRTRSRSRSRSSSRSRSRGKKRSSSRGKDSETPKTK is encoded by the exons ATGTCACCTCTGTGCCCACGTCCTCGTGTGCTGGCCTGGGA CCATCAAAAGTACAGAGCTATTCtgaagaaggagaagaggaaaaaaaagcgaCAGGCACTTGCCAAACTAAGGGACTCAG aagctgcagaaaaagatgAATCTGTgtctgaggaggaagaggaggaagtggaagatgaggaggaagaagaggaagaaaaaaaacttgaGGCAGAAAG ACAAAAACTACATGAGCAGTGGTtgctgagagaagaaaaggccCAGGAAGAGTTCaagctaaagaaagaaaaagaagaggctGCAAGAAAGCgtcaagaagaagaagag agGAAGATCAAAGAAGAATGGGAAGAGCagcaaagaaaggagagagaagtgGCACAGCAGAAGCaacaggagaagagagagagagag GCAGCTGTGCAGAGGATGCTGGATCAAGCTGAAAGCCAG CTGGAGAATGGTGTGAGTTGGCATAACCCAGAGCCCCCAGAGAATCTGGGAACAGAGAAGGACAGAGCGAATTGCccattttatattaaaacagGTTCCTGCCGATTTGGAGACAG GTGTTCTCGCAAGCATAACTACCCCACGTCTAGCAAGACACTGCTCGTGCGAGGGATGTTCATCACCTTTGGCATGGAGCAGTGCCGGAGAGATGACTACGACACAGATGCCAGCCTGGAGTACAGTGACGAGGAGACCTACCAGCAATTCCTGGAGTTCTATGAGGATGTACTCCCCGAATTTCAGAATGTGGGGAAGGTGGTTCAATTCAAG GTCAGTTGCAACTATGAGCCTCACCTGCGGGGAAATGTGTACGTCCAGTACCAGTC ggAGAAGGACTgtcaggcagctctggctctgttcAGTGGACGATGGTATGCAGGCAGACAGCTTCACTGTGAATTCTGTCCTGTGACGAGGTGGAAAACTGCCATATGTG GCTTATTTGAAAGGCAGAAGTGCCCAAGAGGGAAACACTGCAACTTTCTTCACGTAttcaaaaatccaaacaacGAGTTTTGGGAGGCCAATAGAGACATACGTATTTCTCCTGAACGGACTCATCAGTTATCTAAAAACTCTGAGAGGAGAAACAGATCGAGCCATCGTGACGACTATTACAGCCGGTCCAGGAGAAGGGGCAGCCCGAGCCCAGACCATTCCTACCGCAGAAATGGAGAatctgagaggaaaaagaatcGCCGCAAAAGCAAGAGGCGGCGCCGCTCAGGGAGGTCGAGAAGTCGAGAGAGGAGGAGGTCTCACAGCAGgggcaggaagaggagaggcCGCAGTCGCAGCAGGAGTCACAGTCGGACacgcagcaggagcagaagcaggagTTCCTCTCGATCCAGGAGCAGGGGTAAAAAGAGAtcaagcagcagaggaaaagataGTGAGACTCCCAAAACAAAGTGA